A stretch of the Streptomyces sp. NBC_00078 genome encodes the following:
- a CDS encoding nuclear transport factor 2 family protein codes for MRAFREAVEAGDMDAVEALLAKDVVFTSPVVFKPYPGKAITTAILRAVSQVFEDFRYERELTGADGRDHALVFAARVGDRELTGCDFIHVDENGLIDELTVMVRPLSGAQALAAAMGARFEDIAKEAEARSAAAS; via the coding sequence ATGCGAGCGTTCCGCGAGGCGGTCGAGGCCGGAGACATGGACGCCGTCGAGGCACTGCTGGCGAAGGACGTCGTCTTCACCAGCCCGGTCGTCTTCAAGCCATACCCGGGCAAGGCGATCACGACGGCGATCCTGCGCGCGGTGTCGCAGGTCTTCGAGGACTTCCGGTACGAGCGTGAACTGACCGGCGCCGACGGCCGCGACCACGCGCTGGTGTTCGCCGCGCGGGTGGGCGACCGGGAGCTGACGGGCTGCGACTTCATCCACGTCGACGAGAACGGCCTGATCGACGAACTCACCGTCATGGTGCGGCCGTTGTCGGGCGCCCAGGCCCTGGCGGCGGCCATGGGGGCACGGTTCGAGGACATCGCCAAGGAGGCGGAGGCTCGGTCCGCCGCCGCCTCCTGA
- a CDS encoding SRPBCC family protein, which translates to MRWTGARHTDKPTVEVRTWIDAPPERVWALVSDIGLVPGTSHGLRSVEWLDGATGPAVGSRFLGRGSHEACGEWITTSYVIECEPCRVLAWAVRDPTEPSEVWRFRLHAGDGGTELSEWVQLVPGRSGLEEKIVFVRLREFEHTMTATLKHIKHLAETG; encoded by the coding sequence GTGAGGTGGACGGGCGCGCGGCACACGGACAAACCCACGGTCGAGGTGCGGACCTGGATCGACGCCCCGCCGGAGCGAGTGTGGGCGCTGGTCTCCGACATCGGGCTGGTGCCGGGCACGAGCCACGGACTCCGGTCGGTGGAATGGCTCGACGGCGCCACCGGGCCGGCCGTCGGCAGCCGCTTCCTCGGCCGCGGCAGTCACGAGGCATGCGGCGAGTGGATCACCACCTCGTACGTCATCGAGTGCGAACCGTGCCGCGTCCTCGCCTGGGCCGTACGGGACCCCACCGAGCCGTCGGAGGTCTGGCGCTTCCGGCTCCATGCCGGCGACGGCGGCACCGAGCTGTCGGAATGGGTGCAACTGGTCCCCGGCCGCTCCGGACTGGAAGAGAAGATCGTCTTCGTACGGCTGCGGGAGTTCGAGCACACCATGACCGCGACACTGAAGCACATCAAGCACCTGGCGGAGACGGGCTGA
- a CDS encoding class I SAM-dependent methyltransferase, whose amino-acid sequence MTTDEHARFMRANRANWDARTPVHLASRFYGLDQDLDPARWFASFEWDDLGELAGRDVLHLQCHLGTETIAFARRGARAVGLDFSGASVAAARDIAARAGLDVDYVESDVYDAVQALDGRRFDVVYTGKGALCYLPDLDRWAAVVAQLLRPGGRLYLVEFHPLLNSLGPKPAPGEGRELLLRHDYLAGDGAVHRDATHTYTDGPAVEGATDSYEWMHGISEVVNALICAGMAIRGLRESDELPWPRWPQMVRTPSGWWRLPEPRIPLLYGLLATR is encoded by the coding sequence ATGACCACCGACGAGCACGCACGGTTCATGCGGGCCAACCGGGCGAACTGGGACGCCCGCACCCCCGTCCACCTCGCCAGCCGGTTCTACGGTCTCGACCAGGACCTGGACCCGGCCCGCTGGTTCGCCTCCTTCGAGTGGGACGACCTGGGCGAGCTGGCCGGACGCGACGTGCTCCACCTGCAGTGCCACCTCGGGACCGAGACGATCGCCTTCGCCCGGCGCGGCGCCCGGGCCGTCGGCCTCGACTTCTCCGGGGCGTCGGTGGCCGCCGCGAGGGACATCGCGGCGAGGGCCGGCCTGGACGTCGACTACGTCGAGTCGGATGTCTACGACGCCGTACAGGCCCTGGACGGGCGGCGGTTCGACGTCGTCTACACCGGCAAGGGCGCGCTGTGCTATCTGCCGGACCTGGACCGCTGGGCGGCCGTCGTCGCCCAACTCCTGCGTCCGGGCGGCCGGTTGTACCTGGTCGAGTTCCACCCCCTGCTCAACTCGCTGGGTCCCAAACCCGCTCCGGGCGAAGGCCGCGAACTGCTGCTGCGCCACGACTACCTGGCCGGCGACGGCGCGGTGCACCGGGACGCGACGCACACCTACACCGACGGCCCGGCCGTCGAGGGCGCCACCGACAGTTACGAGTGGATGCACGGAATAAGCGAGGTCGTCAACGCGTTGATCTGTGCGGGAATGGCCATCCGGGGGCTGCGCGAGAGCGACGAGCTGCCCTGGCCACGGTGGCCGCAGATGGTCCGGACCCCCTCCGGCTGGTGGCGCCTTCCGGAGCCACGGATCCCGCTTCTCTACGGCCTCCTCGCCACCCGCTGA
- the rho gene encoding transcription termination factor Rho, which translates to MTTTLEHPPVKQEPTTQVATGVLDIDASGKGHLRAESLLPSPSDLAVSPALIRRHGLRKGDLVDGVRDGRRALTEVARINGRTPDELRGRRHFRDLTPLHPRGRLRLEHPAAGLTGRVADLITPVGKGQRGLLVAPPKTGKTVVLQQIAAAVAGNHPECHLMVVLLDERPEEVTEMRRSVRGEVYASTFDRAAKQHIALADLVIERAKRLVEAGEDVVILLDSLTRLCRAHNNAAAAGGRTLSGGVDATALLGPKRFFGAARLAEEGGSLTILATALVETGSRADDYFFEELKSTGNMELRLSRELASRRVFPAVDINPSGTRREELLLSAAELTVVRGLRRALQTRDGQSGLETLLERMRDTPDNATFLRRIQPTLPAE; encoded by the coding sequence ATGACCACCACTCTCGAACACCCTCCAGTCAAGCAAGAGCCCACGACGCAGGTCGCCACCGGTGTCCTCGACATCGACGCGAGCGGGAAGGGGCACCTGCGCGCCGAGAGCCTGCTGCCCTCGCCCTCCGACCTCGCCGTCTCCCCCGCGCTGATCCGCCGTCACGGCCTGCGCAAGGGCGACCTCGTCGACGGCGTACGCGACGGCCGGCGCGCCCTGACCGAGGTCGCACGGATCAACGGGCGCACGCCCGACGAACTGCGCGGCCGCCGTCACTTCCGCGACCTCACGCCGCTGCACCCGCGCGGCCGGCTCCGTCTCGAACACCCGGCGGCCGGCCTGACCGGGCGCGTCGCCGACCTGATCACACCCGTCGGCAAGGGCCAGCGCGGGCTGCTCGTGGCCCCGCCCAAGACCGGCAAGACCGTGGTGCTCCAGCAGATCGCGGCCGCCGTCGCCGGCAACCACCCCGAGTGCCACCTGATGGTGGTGCTGCTCGACGAGCGCCCCGAGGAGGTCACCGAGATGCGGCGTTCCGTGCGCGGCGAGGTGTACGCCTCGACCTTCGACCGGGCGGCCAAGCAGCACATCGCGCTCGCCGATCTCGTCATCGAGCGGGCCAAGCGGCTCGTCGAGGCGGGCGAGGACGTCGTCATCCTGCTCGACTCCCTGACCCGGCTGTGCCGGGCGCACAACAACGCGGCCGCCGCCGGTGGCCGCACACTGAGCGGCGGTGTCGACGCGACCGCCCTGCTCGGGCCGAAGCGGTTCTTCGGGGCGGCCCGGCTGGCCGAGGAGGGCGGTTCGCTCACGATCCTCGCCACCGCGCTGGTGGAGACCGGTTCCCGTGCCGACGACTACTTCTTCGAGGAACTCAAGAGCACCGGCAACATGGAACTCCGCCTCAGCCGCGAGCTGGCCTCGCGCCGCGTGTTCCCGGCCGTCGACATCAACCCGTCCGGCACCCGACGCGAGGAACTCCTCCTGTCCGCCGCCGAGTTGACAGTCGTACGCGGTCTGCGGCGCGCCCTGCAGACCCGGGACGGCCAGTCCGGTCTGGAGACCCTGCTGGAGCGCATGCGGGACACCCCGGACAACGCGACGTTCCTGCGCCGCATCCAGCCGACGCTGCCTGCCGAATGA
- a CDS encoding SHOCT domain-containing protein, with product MSASTYLAYDFPLLSAFWTMLWFFLWIMWFVLLFRIVVDIFRDDAMSGWAKTGWLVFVIVLPFLGVFIYVIARGKNMGHREISQARAQQQAFDSYIRDTAKDGGKSSSVDELAKLSEIRARGDITDEEFARAKDLVLTGHGPATHSGADAASHGR from the coding sequence ATGAGCGCGTCGACGTATCTCGCGTACGACTTTCCGCTGCTGAGCGCCTTCTGGACGATGCTGTGGTTCTTCCTGTGGATCATGTGGTTCGTCCTGCTCTTCCGCATCGTCGTAGACATCTTCCGTGACGACGCCATGAGCGGCTGGGCCAAGACCGGCTGGCTGGTGTTCGTCATCGTGCTGCCCTTCCTGGGCGTGTTCATCTACGTGATCGCCCGCGGCAAGAACATGGGACACCGGGAGATCTCGCAGGCACGGGCGCAGCAGCAGGCCTTCGACTCGTACATCCGCGACACCGCCAAGGACGGAGGAAAGTCCAGCAGCGTCGACGAACTCGCCAAGCTCTCCGAGATCCGCGCCCGTGGTGACATCACGGACGAGGAGTTCGCCCGGGCCAAGGACCTGGTTCTGACCGGCCACGGTCCCGCGACGCACTCCGGTGCCGACGCGGCCTCCCACGGGCGCTGA
- a CDS encoding HdeD family acid-resistance protein, translating to MTESRGPAPRTGPEHTHDGAVPDQAATSAEVLERLGRSWTWILGSAVATLVPGVLVLVWPDETLHVLAVLIGLYLLVIGSFRFVAVFARDGHGERLPGLLIAVLYVLAGVLCLRNPLQSIAALSVIVGVVWLVSGILTLYTAIAADELPHRGVILGLAVLAIVAGIVVLALPAESARALTRLLGLWLVLLGLAEAALALAWRAALRKSGITGRPETDRSV from the coding sequence ATGACCGAATCGCGTGGTCCGGCACCGCGTACCGGACCGGAGCACACTCACGACGGGGCGGTCCCGGACCAGGCGGCCACTTCCGCCGAAGTGCTGGAGCGCCTCGGCCGTTCCTGGACCTGGATCCTCGGCTCCGCCGTCGCGACGCTCGTGCCGGGCGTCCTGGTCCTGGTCTGGCCGGACGAGACGCTGCACGTGCTGGCGGTCCTCATCGGCCTGTACCTGCTGGTGATCGGGTCGTTCCGGTTCGTCGCCGTCTTCGCCCGGGACGGGCACGGAGAGCGGCTCCCCGGGCTGCTCATCGCCGTCCTGTACGTCCTGGCCGGAGTGCTGTGCCTGCGCAACCCGCTGCAGTCCATCGCCGCGCTCTCGGTCATCGTCGGGGTCGTCTGGCTCGTGTCGGGCATCCTGACGCTCTACACGGCCATCGCCGCCGACGAGTTGCCGCACCGCGGCGTCATCCTGGGTCTCGCCGTGCTCGCCATCGTCGCCGGGATCGTCGTACTCGCCCTGCCCGCCGAGTCGGCCCGGGCGCTGACCCGGCTGCTCGGCCTGTGGCTCGTGCTGCTGGGCCTGGCCGAGGCGGCCCTCGCCCTCGCCTGGCGGGCGGCACTGCGCAAGTCCGGCATCACGGGGCGGCCCGAGACCGACCGGAGCGTCTAG
- a CDS encoding MFS transporter — translation MTRWRALIVLGTAQFLMVLDTSVMNVSISQLVEDFDTEVTAIQTVITLYALVMAAFMIIGGRFGDIVGRRRLFFIGLIVYGTGSALTAVAPTLWVLALGWSVIEGLGAAMVLPSMAALVAETYRGRDRAVAYGVIGGLAGAGIAVGPLLGGWVTTYLTWRLVFAGEVVVVAAVLCCRRMITEPVRTGPRHRLDAVGAVLSAGGLALGVLGVLQSSTWGWLQPRNPPFTVLGFSPTLFVVGAGAVVLALFVHWERRREAQDAEPLVHLALLRKRALRSGLLTLLSQNLILLGLFFVIPLYLQVVQGFDAFQTGLRLLPVSVTMLAASVLASSLGRVVGPRRVVRLALLTLAGAIVWLLATIDPVIDDAQFAGAMALLGVGTGLLASQLGNVVQSSVGEEERSEVGGLQFTAQNLGSALGTALIGSILVGALAHAFTTQVADDPKVSEEARAQTGVALESGISFVSTDQVRSAAESAGLPSSDVDAVVDSYASAQLDGLKAAILATGGVTLASFLVTSSLPAGQKRRTEKSGADAPSGAKGSTH, via the coding sequence GTGACACGATGGCGGGCTCTGATCGTCCTGGGCACGGCCCAGTTCCTGATGGTTCTGGACACGTCCGTCATGAACGTCTCGATCAGTCAGCTGGTCGAGGATTTCGACACCGAGGTCACCGCCATCCAGACCGTGATCACGCTGTACGCGCTGGTCATGGCCGCGTTCATGATCATCGGTGGCCGGTTCGGCGACATCGTGGGGCGCCGTCGTCTCTTCTTCATCGGACTGATCGTGTACGGCACGGGATCGGCCCTGACCGCCGTGGCCCCCACGCTGTGGGTGCTCGCGCTGGGCTGGTCGGTCATCGAGGGGCTCGGCGCCGCCATGGTGCTGCCGTCCATGGCCGCTCTCGTCGCGGAGACCTACCGCGGGCGGGACCGTGCCGTCGCCTACGGCGTCATCGGCGGACTCGCCGGCGCGGGGATCGCGGTCGGCCCGCTGCTGGGCGGCTGGGTGACGACGTACCTCACCTGGCGGCTCGTCTTCGCCGGTGAGGTCGTGGTCGTCGCGGCCGTCCTGTGCTGCCGCCGGATGATCACCGAACCCGTCCGGACCGGACCCCGCCACCGGCTGGACGCAGTCGGCGCGGTGCTGTCGGCGGGCGGACTGGCCCTGGGCGTACTCGGCGTGCTGCAGAGCAGTACCTGGGGATGGCTACAGCCCCGCAACCCTCCCTTCACCGTCCTGGGCTTCTCCCCGACGCTGTTCGTCGTCGGCGCCGGGGCGGTCGTCCTCGCCCTGTTCGTCCACTGGGAGCGGCGGCGGGAGGCTCAGGACGCCGAGCCCCTCGTACACCTGGCCCTGCTGCGCAAACGGGCACTGCGCTCAGGTCTGCTGACGCTGCTGAGCCAGAACCTCATCCTGTTGGGGCTGTTCTTCGTCATCCCGCTGTACCTGCAGGTGGTGCAGGGCTTCGACGCCTTCCAGACCGGACTCCGGCTGCTCCCGGTGTCCGTCACGATGCTCGCGGCCTCCGTGCTCGCCTCCTCGCTGGGCCGGGTTGTGGGGCCGCGCCGGGTGGTCCGGCTGGCCCTGCTGACGCTGGCGGGAGCCATCGTGTGGCTGCTGGCCACCATCGACCCGGTCATCGACGACGCGCAGTTCGCCGGAGCCATGGCTCTGCTGGGCGTGGGCACCGGCCTGCTCGCCTCGCAGTTGGGCAACGTCGTCCAGTCCAGCGTCGGTGAGGAGGAGCGCAGCGAGGTCGGAGGGCTGCAGTTCACGGCGCAGAACCTGGGCTCCGCGCTGGGCACGGCACTCATCGGGTCCATCCTCGTCGGCGCACTGGCGCACGCGTTCACCACGCAGGTGGCCGACGATCCAAAGGTGTCCGAGGAGGCCCGCGCACAGACCGGTGTGGCCCTGGAGTCGGGGATCTCCTTCGTCAGCACCGACCAGGTGCGTTCGGCGGCGGAAAGCGCCGGCCTGCCGAGTTCCGACGTCGACGCCGTCGTGGACTCGTACGCGTCGGCGCAGCTCGACGGCCTGAAGGCGGCGATCCTCGCCACCGGCGGTGTGACGCTGGCCAGTTTCCTCGTCACCTCGAGCCTGCCCGCCGGCCAGAAGAGACGTACCGAGAAGTCCGGCGCCGACGCACCGTCCGGAGCCAAAGGATCGACGCACTGA
- a CDS encoding LuxR C-terminal-related transcriptional regulator — protein sequence MADTGGERVSAFEEYVPASADGCADPLGDPFLRTRFALPTRPGAFLQRQRLNRHLDQALATPLTMVNGSAGAGKTLLVADWAVHLDRPVAWLTLESEEQRPGMFWAYLLQALRVCGMPLSDPAAHPADAGSVDHRVLSAIAGELNDRDQAATVVLDEYDRVSAPEVAEQLEFVLNHAGDGLRLILVTRTEPMLPLHRYRVAGALTEIRGAELAFTPKEALALLEVHGLCLPLDAARALVDRTRGWAAGLRLCALAALESPDPETYLKEFEADRSTVADFLLAEVLKRQTEQTEDLLLRASVLERFCPDLVNALTERTDAERILARLHRENAFVEDLGHSWYRLHPLFGEILRAHLRERCPGLEPELHRRAALWLQRSGSLPETLAHGAAAGDWDFTAGALVDDLAIGQFFTGLRSEDLTRLFSRMEPDATSPATELVRAARDLSRSDLDRGLAHLHHAEERLTGDLSDPAAAQLSCALLEALAARLTGSPAQAEEAAESADEAQQDVPAHLLDKHPELRALLMAHLGTTRLWAGRFEEAQAALSTVVRSPGGVSTLVPREDSMGHLALIDYLNGWPGRAEDKALEAVSETEGFSLDRPSGSGIERLVLAAVAVDRNELGRAQALLDEAAELPAATRDPVTAAGRAIVTARLQLARGDARAAVEAAAPVVSTAAASPWAESHEVLVVSAAHLAEGRSETAAELLRAVPDSQPACAVEAARLHLVAGRPDAAIDLLDRIRADSRTGPAVTVRAALVRAQAAYGAGDSSTARALVAQSLIQARHERLRRPFLEAGQWIRPLLATAPLQQLAGGWLVPGTWRHDEPAGAGMPLWPIVVEELSGRERDVLERLAQMMSTEEIAADLYVSVNTVKTHLKSLYRKLGVNRRSAAVHRARDLRLL from the coding sequence ATGGCGGACACTGGTGGTGAGCGCGTGTCTGCATTCGAGGAGTACGTTCCGGCGTCGGCCGACGGATGTGCCGATCCGCTGGGGGACCCGTTCCTGCGCACTCGATTCGCTCTGCCGACCAGGCCCGGCGCGTTCCTGCAGCGGCAGCGGCTGAACCGGCACCTCGACCAGGCTCTGGCCACTCCGCTGACCATGGTCAACGGGTCCGCCGGCGCGGGCAAGACCCTGCTGGTCGCCGACTGGGCCGTACACCTGGACCGGCCGGTCGCCTGGCTCACTCTGGAGTCGGAGGAGCAGCGTCCCGGCATGTTCTGGGCGTATCTCCTGCAGGCCCTGCGCGTCTGCGGGATGCCGCTGTCCGACCCCGCCGCCCACCCGGCGGACGCCGGCAGCGTGGACCACAGGGTGCTGTCGGCGATCGCCGGAGAACTCAACGACCGTGACCAGGCAGCGACCGTCGTGCTCGACGAGTACGACCGCGTGAGCGCGCCCGAGGTCGCGGAGCAGCTGGAGTTCGTGCTGAACCACGCAGGGGACGGGCTGCGCCTGATCCTCGTCACCCGCACCGAACCCATGCTCCCGTTGCACCGCTACCGGGTGGCCGGCGCGCTGACGGAGATCCGCGGCGCCGAGCTGGCCTTCACCCCCAAGGAGGCCCTCGCCCTGCTGGAGGTGCACGGTCTCTGTCTTCCCCTCGACGCGGCGCGCGCTCTGGTGGACCGCACCCGGGGCTGGGCCGCCGGCCTGCGCCTGTGCGCCCTGGCCGCGCTGGAGAGCCCGGACCCGGAGACGTATCTCAAGGAGTTCGAGGCGGATCGCAGCACCGTCGCCGACTTCCTGCTGGCCGAGGTGCTCAAGCGGCAGACGGAACAGACCGAGGACCTGCTGCTGCGGGCCAGCGTGCTGGAGCGCTTCTGTCCCGATCTGGTGAACGCCCTGACGGAGCGGACCGATGCCGAACGCATCCTGGCCCGGCTGCACCGCGAGAACGCCTTCGTCGAGGATCTCGGACACTCCTGGTACCGCCTGCACCCGCTGTTCGGGGAGATACTCCGGGCCCATCTGCGCGAGCGCTGCCCCGGCCTGGAGCCCGAACTGCACCGGCGGGCCGCCCTGTGGCTGCAGCGCTCCGGCTCCCTCCCGGAGACCCTCGCGCACGGCGCCGCCGCGGGCGACTGGGACTTCACCGCCGGGGCCCTCGTGGACGACCTGGCGATCGGACAGTTCTTCACCGGTCTGCGCTCCGAGGACCTGACCCGGCTCTTCTCCCGGATGGAGCCCGATGCCACGAGCCCCGCGACGGAACTCGTGCGCGCCGCACGCGATCTGTCCCGCAGCGACCTCGACCGTGGACTGGCCCACCTCCACCACGCCGAGGAACGCCTGACCGGCGACCTGTCCGACCCGGCGGCCGCGCAGCTGAGCTGTGCGCTGCTGGAGGCCCTGGCCGCCCGCCTGACCGGGTCCCCCGCACAGGCGGAAGAGGCCGCCGAAAGCGCTGACGAGGCGCAACAGGACGTTCCCGCACACCTTCTGGACAAGCATCCGGAGCTGCGCGCCCTCCTGATGGCCCACCTGGGCACGACGCGACTGTGGGCGGGGCGGTTCGAGGAGGCGCAGGCAGCGCTGTCCACGGTGGTCCGCTCGCCCGGGGGAGTCTCGACCCTGGTCCCCCGGGAGGATTCGATGGGCCACCTGGCGCTGATCGACTACCTCAACGGCTGGCCGGGCAGAGCGGAGGACAAGGCCCTGGAGGCGGTGAGCGAGACGGAGGGCTTCAGCCTCGACCGCCCCTCCGGCTCCGGAATCGAGCGACTGGTGCTGGCCGCCGTGGCCGTCGACCGCAACGAACTGGGCCGGGCCCAGGCCCTCCTCGACGAGGCCGCCGAACTCCCCGCCGCGACACGGGACCCGGTGACGGCCGCTGGACGGGCCATCGTCACCGCGCGGCTCCAGTTGGCCCGGGGCGACGCGCGAGCGGCGGTCGAGGCGGCTGCCCCGGTGGTCTCCACCGCCGCGGCCTCACCGTGGGCGGAGAGCCACGAGGTACTGGTCGTCTCCGCCGCCCACCTCGCCGAAGGACGGTCCGAAACCGCCGCCGAGCTGCTCCGCGCCGTTCCCGACAGCCAGCCGGCGTGCGCCGTGGAAGCCGCGCGCCTCCACCTCGTCGCAGGGCGTCCGGATGCCGCGATCGACCTCCTTGACAGGATCCGGGCCGACAGCCGCACCGGTCCGGCCGTGACCGTCCGGGCGGCACTGGTGAGAGCGCAGGCCGCGTACGGCGCGGGGGACTCGTCCACCGCCCGCGCACTCGTAGCACAGTCGCTCATCCAGGCCCGGCACGAGCGGTTGCGCCGGCCCTTCCTCGAAGCCGGACAGTGGATCCGCCCTCTCCTGGCCACCGCACCCCTCCAGCAGTTGGCCGGGGGCTGGCTCGTGCCCGGCACCTGGCGACATGACGAACCGGCCGGAGCCGGGATGCCCCTCTGGCCGATCGTCGTGGAGGAACTGAGCGGCCGTGAGCGCGACGTGCTCGAGCGGCTGGCCCAGATGATGTCGACGGAGGAGATCGCCGCCGACCTGTACGTGTCCGTGAACACGGTGAAGACCCACCTCAAGAGCCTGTACCGGAAGCTGGGCGTGAACCGTCGCAGCGCCGCGGTACACCGTGCGCGGGACCTGCGGCTGCTGTGA
- a CDS encoding carboxymuconolactone decarboxylase family protein — protein MEPRLNFFGHPLAGRVLKHINSANKVVWDSTLPTTTQELVKIRASQINGCGFCTDMHTKDATAEGETAQRLNLVAAWREAKVFTEAERAALELAEQGTRTADAAGGVSDEAWENAAKHFDEDQLAALVSLIAVINAYNRVNIIVQQPAGDYQPGMFG, from the coding sequence ATGGAACCGCGCCTCAACTTCTTCGGCCACCCCCTCGCGGGAAGGGTCCTGAAGCACATCAATTCCGCGAACAAGGTGGTGTGGGACTCGACGCTGCCGACCACGACTCAGGAACTGGTGAAGATTCGCGCAAGCCAGATCAACGGCTGTGGTTTCTGCACGGACATGCACACCAAGGACGCCACAGCCGAAGGGGAGACGGCGCAGCGCCTCAACCTGGTCGCGGCCTGGCGTGAGGCCAAGGTGTTCACCGAGGCCGAACGTGCCGCTCTGGAGCTGGCCGAGCAGGGCACCCGCACCGCCGATGCGGCGGGCGGTGTCAGCGACGAGGCCTGGGAGAACGCCGCGAAGCACTTCGACGAGGACCAGCTTGCAGCGCTGGTCTCCCTCATCGCGGTCATCAACGCGTACAACCGTGTGAACATCATCGTCCAGCAGCCTGCCGGGGACTACCAGCCCGGCATGTTCGGCTGA
- a CDS encoding RNA polymerase sigma-70 factor, which produces MRAGDDADSLDKATRDFMAARPQLFGIAYRVLGSAAEAEDIVQDAWLRWQRTNRADILDPTAFLATITSRLAINLAQSARKRRESYTGPWLPEPVDTTADPQLGAERAEALDLAVLFLLEKLNPVERAAYVLREAFDYPYRQIADMLETSEANTRQLVSRARKHLATERREPASPEAHRRLLEVFLAAAQTGNLSVLEEVLTADVVSYADGGGVRGASRIPVAGRLRVAKYLAAFAPRFWPRSKVRWVEANGRPAVLVSADGNAVALLSAEVSTRGIERLMWVMNPEKLAPYVASQNS; this is translated from the coding sequence ATGCGCGCCGGGGATGACGCCGACTCTCTCGACAAGGCAACGAGGGATTTCATGGCGGCGCGTCCCCAGCTCTTCGGCATCGCCTACCGCGTGCTGGGAAGCGCCGCGGAAGCCGAGGACATCGTCCAGGACGCGTGGCTGCGCTGGCAGAGGACCAACCGCGCCGACATCCTCGATCCGACGGCGTTCCTGGCCACGATCACCTCGCGGCTTGCCATCAACCTGGCCCAGTCCGCACGAAAGCGACGTGAGTCGTACACCGGGCCCTGGCTGCCGGAACCGGTCGACACCACGGCGGACCCGCAGCTGGGCGCGGAACGAGCGGAGGCGCTCGACCTGGCGGTCCTCTTCCTCCTCGAAAAGCTGAATCCCGTGGAACGGGCCGCGTACGTGCTGAGGGAAGCCTTCGACTATCCCTACCGGCAGATCGCGGACATGCTGGAGACGAGTGAGGCCAATACGCGACAGCTGGTGAGCCGCGCCCGCAAACATCTGGCGACGGAACGCCGGGAGCCCGCGAGCCCCGAAGCTCACCGGAGGCTGCTGGAGGTTTTCCTCGCCGCGGCCCAGACCGGCAATCTGTCGGTGCTCGAAGAGGTTCTCACTGCGGACGTGGTCAGCTACGCCGACGGCGGTGGCGTGCGCGGAGCATCCAGGATTCCGGTCGCCGGGCGTCTGCGTGTCGCCAAATACCTTGCCGCCTTCGCTCCGCGCTTCTGGCCGCGGTCGAAGGTTCGCTGGGTCGAAGCCAATGGCAGGCCGGCCGTTCTCGTCTCGGCCGACGGAAACGCTGTGGCGCTTTTGTCCGCCGAGGTTTCGACGCGCGGCATCGAACGCCTTATGTGGGTCATGAATCCGGAGAAACTGGCGCCCTACGTGGCTTCAC